In one window of Temnothorax longispinosus isolate EJ_2023e chromosome 11, Tlon_JGU_v1, whole genome shotgun sequence DNA:
- the LOC139821388 gene encoding uncharacterized protein, with translation MAGRSEDVNNSEKRMFTRDIPDKGLRGFEGRNEQLYMLLSTTYGLNSSHTKRIYVGLQATNGGVFMPMVKLTGNSADGVYFDEKSWQQFQENMGLVNKYLNGETKLKPNSISINNIFVNFTSAYRARSILIAYMENEEKNYSPTKKQKTYSVAIVMQKPTFLGLKNIAKCIDAHLSHLKSVANSVNDCMRYLIKEIEFNLFNSYINEDIVKLIIRKSYNDIERNVRTQITDLTFLDMYFNIVFLELILLRFIKIRRIILSNRGL, from the coding sequence ATGGCTGGTCGCAGTGAAGACGTAAATAATTCTGAGAAGAGGATGTTCACTCGCGATATTCCCGATAAGGGACTTCGCGGCTTCGAGGGAAGAAACGAGCAACTTTATATGCTGCTATCGACAACATATGGACTTAACAGCTCCCATACGAAGAGAATTTATGTGGGTTTGCAAGCAACAAACGGAGGAGTTTTCATGCCGATGGTCAAATTAACCGGCAACAGTGCTGACGGCGTTTATTTCGACGAGAAATCATGGCAGCAGTTTCAAGAGAACATGGGACTCgtgaacaaatatttaaatggagAAACCAAATTGAAGCCTAATTCTATCTCTATTAACAATATCTTCGTCAATTTTACCTCGGCCTATAGAGCAAGATCTATATTGATAGCGTACATGGAAAACGAGGAGAAGAATTATTCACCAacgaagaaacaaaaaacataTTCAGTGGCAATTGTGATGCAAAAGCCTACATTTCTcggattgaaaaatattgcaaaatgcaTTGATGCGCATTTATCACATTTAAAATCAGTGGCTAATAGTGTTAACGATTGCATGCGTTATCTTATTAAGGAAATAGAGTTCAATCTTTTTAACAGTTATATAAATGAAGATattgtgaaattaattatcagaAAAAGTTATAACGACATCGAGCGTAATGTACGTACGCAAATAACCGATTTAACTTTCCttgatatgtattttaatatagtatttttagAACTTATTTTGCTGcgttttatcaaaattcgccgtataattttatcgaatcGCGGATTGTAA